aaatatataaaatcaataattttaaattttttagatttattaggcaataaacattagttggaaagataatgatcatattaattattcccattaattccaaaatgaatgaatcaagaatggagaattaatattaaataagatttttttattctttaattaataaatatgtgaccacCATGTCATCAAGTAAcccttccaaaagtttgaaaaattcaaaaattatttttagaaatattaattaagaattataaatatggattattgatcttaatacaatatttaatattaaagtaatcatgcATGTGTAGTAACCAGTAAAAGTGCTCacatatatataatgataaaaatgaataaagaaactaaatatcatataaaacatatattttttgggGAACTTCTTAGGTAGGGGTATTACTTATGCCACTACCGTGggagtattttttattttcagaacttggagaaattataacccaatttcTTTATATGACAACATACACGatagttatagtaggcatcccgccaatttttggaaaattcgaaataatttacagtgccgaaatcaGGGTTCAAACAGTCTGTTTTCCACGCGTGCAACTAACTGTTTGAACTATGattttggcactgtaaattatttggaatttctcGAAAATTGACGGGATGTGTGTTATAATTAGAGTAAATAGCGGCTAAAATacccaatattttcaaaatgttgcacttttatactcaaTCTTTTTTTTTACGGTAAATATgttcaatgtcttcaaaatgatACATTTTTATACCCAAAAAAATTTTTTGGCAGTAAATATacctaatgtttttaaaatattgcacttttatacttattttttaaatttattttgagaaataataaaaaagtgaagaaaaaatatatgattttagttatttttaaaattctaagaaaatttctatttttttttttacaaaagaaACTGTTTGTCCACGTAAATTTTTCTATAATATTTAGACAATATCctccttgtttttttttatatatccaTTTATATCCTTgtgattttaatatattttatcaaaGAGTACAAAATATTCTATTGAACACTTTTTTTatcaatattaatttattaagatGATAGTGCCCTCTATTAATTTACTTGacatatattttaattaacattttattaaaaatttaaaaaatatttcatctaaataaacacataaaatatttaaatatatattattttaatttttgaaacaaAATATTATTCGAGaactatttaaataaattatctgaGGGGATAGAAAGAAGAATTCTAAGTCgtagaaaaatatgaaaaatatgcGGGGATGTTAAAATCAAGAATATGACAATTTTATTCCACTCTCCATAAGAGATGGTGGAGACATTTCACGTTCTCGTTGCCGGAGTTGTAGGTCTGAGAGTGTTTGCCTTTGCACTTTTACAGAGAAAAAAACGACCATTGAAAGTATACATACTCAAATTACTTCCGTCAACCAAAACTTCCTTGTCGGAGAAGAAGATAAAGATCAACGTCAACTCCATAACTCAGAATGTCAAGGTCGATATCGGATTCTTCACTACTACTATAGAATTGATGATAATCTCTTCAAACAATTTTGCTTTGTGGAATTGATGGTGATGGAACTTTCGCAACCTTGAGGACTCCTTTTATGAAGTTTTGCCattgataaagtatttttttttttttttttttttttcaattatctTCTCAAGATTTtcattcttattttttatttatttattctatcaatttagtttttgaattttttatttgaaattattagtttttttttcttcaaaaaatgtGTTAGTGTTTCTCTACTAAAACTAGAAAAAAGAGAACAAGTGAAGTTTGGAAGAGGATAAAGTTTGTTATTTGTTATTTGATGTTATTGTGTTATAATTAAGTTATTGGTTATTGTGATGAATCATCTACGCACTAGAAGTTGTAATTACAAATAAGTTCTTTacttattaaatttttaatttctttCATTTAGTTATTATTTAACATGTTTATGTAATTGTTTTCTCTTTATTTCATTCTTAAAAGTTTAATACTCAaatcaattttattgtttggtattttttgtagatttttttttgttatccaAAGAGAACATGTGACTTTAATGATGCTATTGGCAATAGTTGTACATCACAGAAAAGTTTTATCcattataattgataattttaTAATTGTCGTAGTATTTAGTATTATTGTCCATTAAATTTTATCGTTCATTCAATTTCATTAATTAATGTtgttttttatgatattttattttgtaggTTGTTTTTCAGTTTATATAAGCAAAATATGTGGAGTAGATGGTGGCTAGGGATGCAAATTTATGGGGCTGGAAATCCACGTCTAATTGAAGAATGGGGCGGGGACGGTGGCTAGGGATGCACATTTTTCCCGGGGCCCCGTCCCTAATAGGGTGGGAAATCCCCTTCTAAATGGGAACGGGGGCAGGGACAGTGATAATTTTCAATCCATAAATGTCAAATGGGGTAAGGATGACACTCCCCGCCCCTACGGGCATggtttaaattattatatatttttataatattttatatgtattttatatatttctttatgtgttattgtattatattagtaactttttaaatattttaaattttatttgggatcatgtttagtattttaaatcataattattatgcaatattttaatttacatatagtttactatttttatatttaaatttcaatctaaaattaattttttaaataaatgggttcctTATGGGGATTTCTCGCCCCGATAGGGAATTCCCCACTACGTTTCCAACGGGGAATAAGTGGGGATGGGGCAAGAACGATGATAAAAATTATAAATGGAGATGGGGATAGGGAAGCACTCCCCGCCAATTCTCCACCACGTGTGCATCACTAATGGTGGCGCTAGATTGGATTATTTGGCTAGATCTTTCTGTTCGATTTTGTGGGTACATACTACATATTGTTTAGCAGTTGTGTCTACTTTTGCTAAGTGAGCTACATTTTACAttgtatataaaatcaatttgttacaactaattaatttaatatttcaaagtcaatattttatttattgacaaaatattctaattaatggtcaacattatttgttacccgattttgcatatcccagagaatatctcaatctgtggtaGAGACTCTGatgatctaaagctagatcgaggttatcaattgcAATGACTGGAGGTATACACTATTCGATCTTATATTTGTATATGTTCAATCTATATATTAATTACGCATACATGTATAGGATTGTTCATATGTCTATATTTATTTTAAACTAACAAGATGTTATAACAAATTTGTTATCCAGATTTTTAGGAGTGTCCTAATTCATGATTCGTCATTTCCCAATTTCATAGTTAGCTGCGCATGCTCTTAGGATGTAAAGACAACTTGTTTAGTTAAAAAATATCTCTCATTTTCTTCaagatattttgattttttagGTTGTatcattttatgatatttatccaTGAAGttatcatattaaaaaaaattgtacaaataaattaattgtttttaataatgtaaaatagaattttaaatattttaagaaGTTacttttttcaattaaataattcatttaacacattttataataaaaatttcttttaaaaagtaaaatagatattttattatttatttaaaaaatcgtTTGAAATATTCAAAcaattttaagtaaataaaaaagaGTATTATTatgcattaaaattatttttgacAAAACTATTCACAATATTTCAATTAAATTTGGAATAAAATGGTTGAATATGCAGCCTCGAACTTGACGACTTAGGTGAACTGAATTTcccaatcaaataaaataaaattttaatgctTTGCCTTAAACCTTTGAGGCTCAACTACTACATTACGAGTTTTGATTAGTTTCATCTACCTCCAACTACTCAACTCTCTTCTCTCTGCAAACGACCACAATGAGCTTATGGGATTACTGGATTGAAGAGGCTCTTTCAAAGCTCGACTCTTTGCAACTCCTCCGTTCTCTCAGACCCATTTACCTCCGCAATGTACCAGAACACCCCATCAACACTGCTTCCTCAAAATCATCCATTGAAGATGAATTCCAGGTGTTCGACGAATTGCATACATGGGACCGTTCCTCCGTTGAGATTGAGATTTCAGATGCCACCTTCCAGAACTGGGTCCATCACATTTCTTCTTCTGGTAATTTCTTTCAACTCTGTCCCAAGTTAAGATAAACCATGTAATCCGTGATAACAAACAACATTTGCTTATAGTAgctctattatcttaataattttgaaatttaaatgttttaCCTTTATGCTTTTGGGGTCTCCAGGGGATGAAGCTGACGATAGTAGACATGTTTTAGCTAATCCTAACACAGGGGAGCGTCCTCAGAGTTTCAAGAAGCTACTTTTATTTTCTGGAAATGATTACTTGGGGTTGAGCTCACATCCTACTATTGGAAAAGCTGCTGCAAAGGTTTGATGATTTTATCTTTTGTGGAAGGAATGGTTTAGTCTTGTTTCGTAGTTATGCGTTTTTTCAATCTAAAAAATTCTTTTTGTAATGATTAATCAGGCAGCGCTAAAACATGGAATGGGCCCCCGAGGTTCTGCTCTAATATGTGGATATACCAATTACCATCGGCTACTCGAGTCATGCTTGGCAGACTTAAAGAAGAAAGAGGTACAAGGTGCATTATAGATACTTGTTTTGGTTGTTTTTAAACATATCTGCTTTGAGTTGATGCAGAAGGAAATGATCTTGTGCCCCCTGACCAATGCAGCTTTTTTCTTATTGTTGAATAAGAAAAGATGCATGatacattgttgggttgaaattcGATTCAATATCATATCCATTGTTtcttgtatgattttttttttcccttcatATTTGACATTTCCTCAATTTGGTATGTCAACTGCAAACTGATGATCTTGTTTGAACTTTATGGGGTAGGATTGCCTTCTTTGTCCTACAGGGTTTGCTGCTAATATGGCCTTGATGGTAACGTTGGGCAATGTTGGCTCTCTCCTGGCCTCTGGCTCAAAGCCTTTGGAGCATGAAAGGGTTGCCATTTTTTCTGATGCGTTCAACCATGCTTCAATAATTGATGGTATTCGTCTTGCCCAGCGACAGTCTAGTGTAGAGGTTTTCATCTATAGACACTGCAACATGACTCACCTTAAGACACTGTTGTATGTCTTGCAAATTTCTGCAACATTTTTGGCTGTCTTCTTTTGAGTTTATTCATACACATATAagtgtatatatttatatttgggaTACATAAATTTTTGCACACATTTTTATACCGTGATAAACACTGTTAAAactagaaaataaaaatattgcACTTATGTAAATATAATTTATAACATGTGCTTTAATTTCAACCATTTGATCGAGCACTGTTTATCTCGGTGTAAAAATATGTGTGCATTGAACTTATCCCTGTATATTCATCTATGTATACATCTATTCTTACATCAAAATTACTTTCTCTTGACAGATCAAGTTGCACACTGAAGAAGAAAGTTGTAGTGACTGATAGGTAAATCATGGTATTACCTTTTGTTTCGTTTACACTTTGTTAATGCCTTATCGGATGGTTGTTCATGATGCATCAAGATAATTTAGCTAGATGGCTGAAGCTTTCACCACTATTTTCTTAATATGGTTAGGTTGTTTAAAAGCTAAAATTTTCAAATggctattttctaaaatatactGAAAGATtgttatgagttactttatgctCAATTTTGGGAACCACAGTCTTTTTTTACATTTCTACTCACAAAGCATGTATATGTACATGCCAATCAACCCTACATATTGTATCTGTACAGAAGTTTCATTTGTATGTGTTATTACAGCTTGTTTAGTATGGATGGAGACTTTGCGCCAATGACTGAACTTGTGAAGTTACGAAAGAAGTACAAATTTTTGTTGGTAATCGATGATGTAAGTAAGACTTTCTGTATAAATTGATTGATGCTGCTCATCTAAGAACTATTACTAATTTGTTACACAAACTTTTTTTACTGGTCATTCAAAGCTTTATAGATTTTGGGGTAGGGTCAATAGGTTTGTATGACCATATAGCCATttcataaataaatttattaactgcATAAGTTTTTACAACCAATCATTTGACTCTGTACAAGGAAAAAAAAGGGTATCTGCTGCTGACCTTATCCTTGGTTGAAGTAAATAAACAAGTGGATGTGAAGTGTAACGTAGCACTGGCTGCTGATTAtcaataaattttataaaatgcGAATGCTTTTTGTTTCAGGCTCATGGAACATTTGTTTGTGGGAAAAATGGAGGTGGAGTGGCTGAAGAGTTTAACTGTGAGAAAGATATTGATATTTGTGTTGGCACTCTGAGCAAAGCTGTTGGTTGCCATGGAGGATTTATAGCTTGCAGGCAATTATAATATATTCTTCTCCCTTAAATTCCTTTTTTCCCCTTTAACTTATCAGTTTAATGGGCTTTTGCCTTAATTACAACAACTCACATAGTACCTATCTTGGGACAGTTTGTGTTTGTGCATTTATAAAGTATAACGTTTTGCCGAAATGTTTGAGGGTTATGTTTTA
This genomic interval from Humulus lupulus chromosome 8, drHumLupu1.1, whole genome shotgun sequence contains the following:
- the LOC133798047 gene encoding 8-amino-7-oxononanoate synthase isoform X2, which gives rise to MSLWDYWIEEALSKLDSLQLLRSLRPIYLRNVPEHPINTASSKSSIEDEFQVFDELHTWDRSSVEIEISDATFQNWVHHISSSGDEADDSRHVLANPNTGERPQSFKKLLLFSGNDYLGLSSHPTIGKAAAKAALKHGMGPRGSALICGYTNYHRLLESCLADLKKKEVQGFAANMALMVTLGNVGSLLASGSKPLEHERVAIFSDAFNHASIIDGIRLAQRQSSVEVFIYRHCNMTHLKTLLSSCTLKKKVVVTDSLFSMDGDFAPMTELVKLRKKYKFLLVIDDAHGTFVCGKNGGGVAEEFNCEKDIDICVGTLSKAVGCHGGFIACSKKWKQLIQSRGRSFIFSTASVVPVVAASHAAVIVARKEMWRRKAIWDRVQDFRTLTGIPITSHIISLIIGSEEKALEASQHLLRSGFHVTAIRPPTVPPNSCRLRVTLSAAHTRNDLVSLTNALSRCINLKEISVNGSSYAYARM
- the LOC133798047 gene encoding 8-amino-7-oxononanoate synthase isoform X1, which produces MSLWDYWIEEALSKLDSLQLLRSLRPIYLRNVPEHPINTASSKSSIEDEFQVFDELHTWDRSSVEIEISDATFQNWVHHISSSGDEADDSRHVLANPNTGERPQSFKKLLLFSGNDYLGLSSHPTIGKAAAKAALKHGMGPRGSALICGYTNYHRLLESCLADLKKKEDCLLCPTGFAANMALMVTLGNVGSLLASGSKPLEHERVAIFSDAFNHASIIDGIRLAQRQSSVEVFIYRHCNMTHLKTLLSSCTLKKKVVVTDSLFSMDGDFAPMTELVKLRKKYKFLLVIDDAHGTFVCGKNGGGVAEEFNCEKDIDICVGTLSKAVGCHGGFIACSKKWKQLIQSRGRSFIFSTASVVPVVAASHAAVIVARKEMWRRKAIWDRVQDFRTLTGIPITSHIISLIIGSEEKALEASQHLLRSGFHVTAIRPPTVPPNSCRLRVTLSAAHTRNDLVSLTNALSRCINLKEISVNGSSYAYARM